From one Nitrosococcus halophilus Nc 4 genomic stretch:
- a CDS encoding efflux RND transporter periplasmic adaptor subunit: MKGKTLFTVLTIIGVGVVLGWFILQAEPPTVSNDSAKTTAKSDRFAGSESGHPEDTLRGRTREGAYPPRKEIQVEDPSPGYIELSPEALQSAGIKVKVAGPAEIKTALELPGEIQFNENRLAHVVPRVEGVVAAVYKHLGAPVKKGELIAVLESRELADLKSQYYTAIKRRELAQLTFEREERLWKERVSAEQDYLAAKTALAEAKIAVTAAAQRLFALGLSQQELDAIATESRSKLSRYSIRAPFDGRVVRKHIVRGEAVKADAELFVIADLSTVWGVITVYAEDLNRVHLGQQVTVWSEGLGMEATGIISYLGYVVGAQTRSVDAHVDIPNPDERWRPGLFVTVEVAEEEVTVPVAVVNEAIQTYQNKPVVFVQEENGFKVREVTLGRRSEQWIEVVTGLSAGEHYAADNSFVLKSELDKAMASE, translated from the coding sequence ATGAAAGGCAAAACTTTATTCACTGTCCTGACCATTATTGGGGTAGGGGTTGTGCTCGGCTGGTTCATTTTACAAGCAGAACCCCCTACAGTCAGCAATGACAGCGCCAAGACCACCGCGAAATCTGACCGATTCGCCGGGAGCGAATCGGGACATCCGGAGGATACCCTAAGGGGGCGCACTAGGGAGGGCGCGTATCCACCGCGAAAGGAAATCCAAGTTGAGGACCCCTCCCCCGGCTATATTGAGCTGTCTCCCGAAGCGCTGCAAAGTGCGGGTATTAAGGTGAAAGTGGCCGGGCCGGCAGAAATTAAAACGGCCTTAGAACTCCCTGGTGAGATCCAGTTTAATGAAAACCGCCTGGCCCATGTGGTCCCACGGGTGGAGGGTGTCGTCGCCGCGGTTTACAAACATTTGGGGGCACCTGTCAAAAAGGGGGAACTCATTGCCGTCTTGGAAAGCCGGGAACTGGCGGATTTAAAAAGCCAGTACTACACCGCTATTAAGCGGCGGGAGCTGGCTCAACTCACCTTTGAACGGGAAGAGCGTTTATGGAAGGAGAGAGTCTCTGCCGAGCAAGATTACCTGGCAGCAAAAACGGCGCTGGCTGAAGCCAAGATCGCTGTCACTGCTGCTGCTCAACGCTTGTTTGCTTTAGGTCTTTCCCAACAAGAACTGGATGCCATTGCCACAGAAAGCCGGTCAAAACTGAGCCGCTATTCAATACGGGCCCCTTTTGATGGCCGGGTAGTGCGCAAACATATTGTGCGTGGCGAAGCGGTCAAGGCCGATGCCGAACTTTTTGTCATTGCTGATTTATCGACCGTCTGGGGAGTAATTACCGTCTATGCGGAGGATCTCAATCGAGTCCACCTAGGACAACAGGTTACAGTATGGTCCGAAGGACTGGGCATGGAGGCTACTGGCATCATCTCTTATCTAGGGTATGTCGTGGGTGCACAGACCCGCTCTGTAGACGCCCATGTGGATATACCCAATCCTGATGAACGTTGGCGTCCCGGTCTTTTCGTAACCGTGGAAGTGGCTGAAGAAGAAGTCACCGTCCCTGTTGCCGTGGTAAATGAAGCTATCCAGACTTATCAGAATAAACCTGTGGTGTTCGTCCAGGAGGAAAATGGCTTTAAGGTACGTGAAGTGACCCTAGGGCGCCGCAGCGAACAGTGGATAGAAGTGGTGACCGGCCTCTCCGCCGGCGAGCATTATGCTGCCGACAACAGCTTTGTGCTCAAATCCGAACTCGACAAAGCGATGGCCTCAGAATAG
- a CDS encoding efflux RND transporter permease subunit, with translation MFARILKFSVQQRWLVLLVTFGVAALGIYNYQRLPIDAVPDITNIQVQINTEAPGYSPLEAEQRITFPLEITLQGLPQLEETRSLSRYGLSQVTVIFEDGTDIYFARQLVNQRIQEAKGSLPPGIEPKMGPIATGLGEIFLWTMEAEPGALQPNGTPYSPTDLRTLQDWVIKPQLITVPGVTEINSMGGYIKQYHVTPYPKKLIAYGLSFPDLLAALARNNANVGAGYIEHHGEQYLIRAPGQVQNLEEIRNIIVGTHQGVPVYIKDVAEVVLGKELRTGAATREGEETVLGTAFLLMGENSQTVARAVADRLEEINRTLPEGVEAKTAYDRTTLVDKTIATVRNNLLEGATLVIVVLFLFLGNFRAALITAMVIPLSMLFTITGMVTEKVSANLMSLGALDFGIIVDGAVVIVENSIRHLAEEQQRRGRTLTLAERLEVVFNSSEEARRAILFGQTIIMVVYLPIFTLTGVEGKMFHPMAFTVVSALLGAMLLSITFIPAAVAIFVSGRITEKENPALRLAKKAYLPALNFALNNKTVVITIAAVIVVLSGLLATRMGTEFVPTLDEGDIAVQAIRATGTGLSQSVEMQRTLEKKIMDFPEVKTVVARIGTAEIANDPMPPNVSDTLIMLKPRAEWPDPERPKIDLLRAMEASITQLPGHKYEFTQPIELRFNELISGVRADIAVKVFGDDMDILLTTGERIAAVLRTVPGAADVRVEPVTGLPVVTVKMKREAMARYGLNVANVQEVVTVALGGKSPVGEGSTGMIYEGDRRFPLVVRLPEHLRGDLETLNRLPIPLPSGGSAPPQFTLQDTTKPPPRPSYIPLSTVATLEITPGPNQISRENGKRRLAVTANVRGRDLGSFVTEAQAKIQDQVAIPAGYWTTWGGQFEQMIAAAQRLEIVVPLALLLIFILLYSTFGTIKDGLLVFTGVPFALTGGILALWLRDIPLSISAGVGFIALSGVAVLNGLVMISFIKKLRADGLPLDKAVRQGALTRLRPVLMTALVASLGFVPMALATSTGAEVQRPLATVVIGGILSSTLLTLLVLPALYGGVYTNRSKRYSTTTKSNAPPSSHREPNSHKDKGIAR, from the coding sequence ATGTTTGCACGCATTCTAAAATTTTCTGTCCAGCAACGCTGGCTGGTTCTTTTAGTGACCTTCGGCGTGGCCGCGCTAGGAATTTACAATTATCAGCGCCTGCCCATCGATGCAGTCCCGGATATCACCAACATACAGGTCCAGATCAATACCGAAGCGCCAGGTTACTCGCCACTAGAAGCGGAGCAGCGCATTACTTTTCCCCTTGAGATTACCCTGCAAGGCCTTCCTCAGTTAGAGGAGACCCGTTCCCTTTCCCGTTACGGGCTTTCCCAAGTGACCGTCATATTTGAGGACGGCACCGATATCTACTTTGCCCGCCAGCTGGTTAATCAGCGCATCCAGGAAGCCAAAGGCAGCCTCCCGCCAGGTATCGAGCCCAAAATGGGCCCTATCGCCACGGGGCTTGGGGAAATCTTTCTATGGACCATGGAGGCAGAGCCCGGAGCCCTCCAGCCTAATGGCACCCCCTATAGCCCCACTGATCTTCGAACTCTGCAGGATTGGGTGATCAAACCTCAGCTGATCACCGTCCCGGGGGTGACCGAAATCAACAGCATGGGGGGCTACATCAAGCAATACCATGTGACCCCTTACCCCAAAAAACTCATTGCCTACGGCCTCTCCTTCCCGGATTTACTCGCCGCTCTTGCCCGCAATAATGCCAATGTGGGGGCCGGCTATATCGAACACCATGGCGAACAATATCTGATTCGGGCTCCAGGACAAGTCCAAAATCTAGAGGAAATACGCAATATCATCGTCGGCACCCATCAGGGTGTCCCGGTGTACATCAAAGATGTGGCCGAGGTAGTGCTGGGAAAGGAGTTGCGCACCGGGGCGGCCACCCGAGAAGGCGAAGAAACCGTACTGGGCACCGCCTTCCTGCTCATGGGGGAAAATAGCCAAACGGTAGCCCGTGCGGTTGCGGACCGGCTAGAGGAAATCAATCGGACCCTTCCCGAGGGGGTAGAGGCCAAAACTGCCTATGACCGCACTACCCTGGTGGATAAGACCATCGCCACCGTGAGAAATAACCTGCTGGAAGGAGCCACGCTGGTCATCGTCGTGCTCTTTCTCTTTTTGGGGAATTTCCGCGCCGCTTTGATCACCGCCATGGTGATCCCCCTGTCCATGTTGTTCACCATTACCGGCATGGTCACCGAGAAGGTCAGTGCCAACCTCATGAGCCTAGGGGCGCTAGATTTTGGAATTATTGTGGATGGGGCGGTAGTCATCGTCGAAAACAGTATCCGGCATTTGGCGGAAGAACAGCAACGGCGAGGGCGCACCCTGACTCTTGCTGAACGCTTGGAGGTCGTCTTCAACTCCTCCGAGGAAGCCCGTCGGGCAATCCTCTTTGGGCAAACCATTATCATGGTCGTTTATCTTCCCATCTTTACCCTGACCGGAGTGGAGGGGAAGATGTTCCATCCCATGGCCTTTACGGTCGTCTCCGCTCTACTCGGAGCGATGCTTCTCTCGATAACTTTTATCCCAGCGGCGGTGGCTATCTTCGTGAGTGGCCGTATCACGGAAAAAGAAAATCCTGCCCTGCGGCTGGCTAAAAAAGCTTATCTGCCAGCGCTAAATTTTGCCCTCAACAACAAAACGGTGGTAATCACCATTGCAGCAGTAATCGTGGTCTTGAGCGGACTGCTAGCAACCCGCATGGGGACTGAATTTGTGCCTACCCTGGATGAAGGGGATATTGCCGTGCAAGCCATTCGGGCTACTGGAACCGGCCTGTCCCAATCGGTAGAGATGCAGCGTACTCTGGAGAAAAAGATCATGGATTTCCCGGAGGTGAAAACGGTCGTCGCCCGGATTGGAACGGCAGAAATTGCCAACGATCCTATGCCTCCCAATGTCTCCGATACCCTTATCATGCTCAAACCCAGGGCGGAATGGCCAGATCCGGAACGCCCCAAGATCGACTTGCTCCGGGCGATGGAAGCCAGCATTACCCAGCTTCCGGGTCACAAATACGAATTTACCCAACCTATTGAATTGCGTTTCAATGAACTTATTTCTGGCGTTCGGGCGGATATTGCAGTCAAAGTCTTTGGCGATGATATGGATATCTTGCTCACCACCGGTGAGCGCATTGCGGCAGTGCTAAGAACCGTGCCCGGGGCGGCAGATGTCCGGGTTGAACCGGTAACGGGCTTGCCGGTCGTCACCGTAAAAATGAAACGGGAAGCCATGGCCCGCTATGGACTCAATGTGGCTAACGTCCAAGAAGTAGTCACTGTGGCGTTGGGAGGAAAAAGCCCTGTCGGGGAGGGCAGTACCGGAATGATCTATGAAGGGGATCGCCGTTTTCCCCTAGTGGTTCGCCTTCCCGAACACCTGCGCGGTGATCTTGAGACCTTAAACCGTCTCCCGATCCCCCTTCCCTCCGGGGGATCGGCACCACCACAATTTACCTTACAGGACACTACCAAACCACCACCACGCCCCAGTTATATTCCCCTCAGTACCGTGGCAACCTTGGAAATTACCCCAGGGCCCAACCAAATTAGCCGAGAGAACGGCAAACGCCGTCTAGCCGTGACCGCTAACGTCCGCGGCCGCGATCTGGGTTCCTTTGTGACTGAAGCCCAGGCTAAAATTCAGGACCAGGTGGCAATCCCTGCGGGCTACTGGACCACTTGGGGCGGTCAATTCGAACAAATGATCGCTGCGGCCCAGCGCCTTGAGATTGTGGTTCCCCTTGCCCTACTGCTTATTTTCATCCTCCTGTATAGCACCTTTGGCACCATTAAGGATGGCCTGCTGGTCTTTACCGGCGTTCCCTTCGCTTTGACCGGCGGAATATTGGCCCTTTGGCTGCGGGATATCCCCCTTTCCATCTCTGCGGGAGTAGGTTTCATTGCCCTTTCCGGGGTGGCAGTGCTCAACGGCTTGGTGATGATCTCGTTTATTAAGAAACTGCGTGCCGATGGCTTGCCTTTAGATAAGGCCGTTCGGCAAGGGGCGCTGACCCGGCTCCGTCCGGTGCTGATGACTGCCCTGGTGGCGTCTTTAGGTTTTGTCCCCATGGCCCTGGCCACTAGCACCGGAGCAGAGGTGCAACGCCCACTTGCCACCGTAGTCATCGGCGGCATCCTCTCTTCTACGCTGCTCACCCTGCTGGTCCTGCCTGCCCTCTATGGCGGGGTCTATACCAACCGATCCAAGCGATATAGCACCACCACCAAGAGCAATGCCCCCCCGAGTAGCCATAGAGAACCGAATAGCCATAAAGACAAGGGGATTGCCAGATAA
- a CDS encoding MtrB/PioB family decaheme-associated outer membrane protein yields the protein MKRRKSLVYLALWTPYLFMMETAAQEEGFALEKFKEKTPALLYRGEVEVGIGYNSENSFKFGEYTGLVEEGPFAIANFRLQGRDAYDSGRAHYFEVSGLNLGLDYRSLSLAYGDQGRYELFLDYDQIPHFQAGFPSDKAQTPYNGIGSGQLTLSEGWVGAPTTQGMTALGESLKFLEIETERQKFGGGLTWHLAKDWALKADFHHERKDGLDTIAGAFGINGGNPSAVILPEPIDYQTNSLNLSLEYLGKKAQFQLTYALSLFHNDEAALNFQNPYSEAGRGAPWTPATGFPSGFGQFALPPDNQAHQVTFSAGYNLGLTTRIRTNLAYSRMTQDENFLPFSAMPALNATVTTPLPRNSLEGRIDTFLIDLGIASRPLPKLDFKANYRFEERDNKTPRDIYVRIAGDAQPQPTGIANANARLNLPYSFEQHQVSLDAGYRLLPRTKLMLGYDFEQQERDFQEKNKVQEHTIRTKVQATPFDFVNGWLQYAHAFRDGSDYADNAAFLSSHTPAFLATLPPEERFGNHPSLRKFHLAERERNWVRGVVTFLPHDQITLGLDGNYIQDDYKKTVFGLKHSRIASATVDASYSPRPGIMGYAFFTYENLRYEQRGHEHNPVRLPSLTNLAQRWSMDTEDEVLTSGIGLDWTLIEDKLELGIDYTFSLADTHLKPTGGSALTAAPLPELETRLHRIMVGLDYQLRNNLSARFSYRFETLETEDFARDDIDLDTMPFVLTLGSTSPDYVAHIFGVSLAYQF from the coding sequence GTGAAGCGTAGAAAAAGTCTGGTGTACTTGGCCCTATGGACCCCCTACTTGTTCATGATGGAAACGGCTGCCCAAGAGGAAGGATTTGCGCTAGAGAAATTCAAAGAGAAAACACCGGCTCTCCTTTATAGGGGCGAAGTGGAAGTGGGAATTGGCTATAACAGCGAAAATTCCTTCAAGTTCGGTGAGTATACAGGGCTGGTAGAAGAAGGACCCTTTGCCATCGCCAATTTCAGGCTCCAAGGACGGGATGCTTACGACAGTGGCCGTGCTCACTACTTCGAGGTATCAGGTCTGAACCTGGGCCTTGACTATCGATCCCTCTCTCTAGCTTACGGAGACCAGGGTCGCTACGAACTGTTTTTGGATTATGACCAGATTCCCCACTTCCAAGCTGGATTTCCCTCTGATAAAGCCCAAACGCCTTACAACGGGATTGGCAGTGGGCAATTGACTCTATCAGAGGGGTGGGTCGGCGCTCCCACGACCCAGGGCATGACTGCCTTAGGGGAAAGTTTGAAATTCTTGGAGATAGAAACCGAACGGCAAAAATTTGGCGGGGGACTGACCTGGCACCTGGCCAAAGACTGGGCCTTAAAGGCCGACTTTCACCATGAGCGTAAGGATGGCCTAGACACGATTGCTGGCGCTTTCGGCATTAACGGGGGTAACCCTTCGGCGGTCATCCTCCCGGAACCCATTGACTATCAAACCAATAGTTTGAACCTCTCCCTCGAATACCTGGGTAAAAAAGCCCAATTCCAACTCACTTATGCCCTCTCCCTATTCCATAACGACGAAGCGGCTCTGAATTTTCAAAACCCCTACTCAGAAGCGGGCCGGGGGGCGCCCTGGACACCTGCGACCGGCTTTCCTTCCGGCTTTGGGCAGTTCGCCCTGCCTCCCGATAATCAGGCTCACCAGGTGACTTTTTCGGCGGGTTATAATTTGGGGTTAACCACGCGAATAAGAACCAACCTCGCCTATAGCCGAATGACCCAGGATGAGAACTTTCTGCCTTTTTCAGCCATGCCGGCCCTGAATGCTACGGTCACCACTCCCTTGCCAAGAAACTCCCTAGAGGGGCGCATCGACACCTTTCTTATCGACCTGGGGATTGCCTCCCGTCCCTTACCCAAGCTGGATTTCAAAGCCAATTACCGTTTTGAGGAACGGGATAACAAAACCCCGCGGGATATTTATGTCCGGATTGCCGGTGACGCCCAGCCTCAACCCACAGGGATTGCCAATGCTAACGCTAGGCTCAACCTGCCCTATAGCTTTGAGCAACACCAGGTCTCCCTAGATGCAGGCTACCGTCTCCTCCCTCGCACCAAGCTCATGCTGGGGTATGATTTCGAGCAACAAGAGCGGGATTTTCAGGAAAAAAATAAGGTACAGGAACATACCATACGCACCAAAGTGCAGGCTACACCTTTTGATTTCGTCAATGGCTGGCTCCAATATGCCCATGCCTTCCGCGATGGCTCGGACTACGCGGACAATGCTGCATTTTTGAGTAGCCACACGCCTGCTTTCCTGGCCACATTGCCCCCTGAGGAGCGGTTTGGGAACCATCCCAGCTTGAGAAAATTTCATCTTGCGGAGCGAGAACGGAACTGGGTCCGCGGGGTGGTCACTTTTCTCCCTCACGACCAGATCACCCTCGGCCTCGACGGCAACTACATCCAAGATGACTATAAAAAGACTGTGTTCGGTCTCAAACACAGCCGGATCGCGAGCGCCACCGTAGACGCCTCTTACAGCCCACGGCCAGGCATTATGGGGTATGCGTTCTTTACCTATGAAAACCTGCGCTACGAACAAAGGGGACATGAGCACAATCCTGTCAGGCTACCCTCTTTGACCAATCTGGCCCAGCGGTGGTCAATGGATACCGAGGATGAAGTGCTGACCAGCGGTATCGGCTTGGACTGGACCCTCATCGAAGATAAACTGGAGTTAGGAATAGACTATACCTTCTCCCTAGCTGATACCCACCTCAAGCCCACCGGGGGATCTGCTTTGACTGCTGCGCCCTTGCCCGAATTGGAGACCCGGTTGCATCGAATTATGGTGGGCTTAGACTACCAACTCAGGAATAATCTCTCCGCACGCTTTAGCTACCGCTTTGAAACCCTAGAGACGGAAGACTTCGCCCGGGACGATATTGATTTAGACACAATGCCCTTTGTGCTTACCCTCGGTTCCACCAGTCCCGATTATGTCGCCCATATCTTCGGCGTCTCACTCGCCTATCAGTTCTGA
- a CDS encoding TolC family protein has protein sequence MLSKPLSTILLLAILLVLAVGCRAYSPAAAESDSAPLDQISVTQSLAQTPLLRKYKETSPPLPAENNEPSGDIKLQKVAALALLQNPQLAAFSQEIRAREAAVLQAGLLPNPQLNIQGSNLGNSRLKSFDGPSTTVQLSQLILLGGKIEKRVKTAQLTQELAGWDYEAKRVDVLTQVTQSFVAVLSAQEKLALAQQLVRLAEQVATTVSKRVQAGRTSPVEETKAQVALSSVRIELTRAERDLEAARKQLAATWGSITPGFQKAVGQLSEVSPIPSLEQLAQLINQNPDLARWATEIAQRQALIDLEKSKAIPDLTVSFGGTEYADTGDYTLVAGISIPLMLFDRNQGNILAAERQLTKAAENRRATQVRVATALNNAYQRLATAHAEATALKTQVLPGAQSAFDAVNKGFRLGKFDFLSVLDAQRTLFDSKSQYLRALTDYHQAVAEVERLIGDRLEAAKNIEG, from the coding sequence ATGCTTTCCAAACCCCTTTCAACAATCTTATTGTTGGCAATCCTACTTGTACTCGCGGTGGGATGCCGCGCTTATTCTCCTGCTGCTGCGGAGTCAGATTCCGCCCCCTTAGATCAAATTTCGGTGACCCAGTCCTTGGCACAAACTCCACTGCTCCGCAAATATAAAGAGACTTCCCCGCCCCTCCCGGCTGAAAACAACGAACCCAGCGGGGATATCAAATTGCAAAAGGTGGCAGCCCTGGCTCTACTCCAAAATCCACAGTTAGCCGCTTTTTCCCAAGAGATCCGGGCGCGGGAAGCAGCGGTACTCCAAGCCGGCTTGTTACCCAACCCTCAACTCAACATCCAAGGCTCCAATCTGGGCAATTCCAGGCTCAAAAGTTTCGATGGCCCCTCAACCACGGTGCAACTCAGCCAACTCATTCTTCTAGGTGGCAAAATTGAGAAAAGAGTTAAAACCGCCCAGCTTACCCAGGAGTTAGCTGGCTGGGATTACGAGGCCAAGCGAGTCGATGTGCTCACCCAAGTCACGCAATCCTTTGTCGCAGTATTGAGTGCCCAAGAAAAACTGGCTCTAGCGCAACAACTGGTGCGCCTTGCTGAGCAAGTGGCAACCACAGTCTCTAAACGGGTCCAGGCCGGCAGAACCTCGCCCGTGGAAGAAACCAAAGCCCAAGTGGCCCTTTCTTCGGTTCGCATTGAGCTTACCCGTGCTGAGCGGGATCTCGAAGCCGCTAGAAAACAACTAGCTGCTACCTGGGGAAGTATCACACCCGGCTTTCAGAAAGCCGTCGGCCAGCTGAGTGAGGTCTCCCCTATCCCCTCCTTGGAACAGCTAGCCCAACTGATCAATCAAAATCCTGACCTTGCCCGGTGGGCGACCGAAATTGCTCAGCGCCAAGCCCTCATTGATTTGGAAAAAAGCAAGGCCATTCCTGATCTTACGGTGAGCTTTGGAGGAACTGAATATGCCGACACGGGGGATTATACCCTTGTGGCCGGCATTTCTATTCCCTTGATGCTATTCGACCGGAACCAGGGCAACATCCTAGCGGCAGAGCGCCAACTGACCAAAGCAGCGGAAAATCGACGGGCTACGCAGGTGCGGGTAGCCACGGCCTTGAATAACGCCTACCAGCGCTTGGCTACAGCCCATGCCGAGGCCACAGCCCTTAAAACCCAGGTCCTTCCGGGGGCGCAAAGCGCCTTTGATGCGGTTAATAAAGGTTTTCGCTTGGGCAAGTTCGATTTTTTGAGCGTCTTAGATGCACAACGAACTTTATTTGATTCCAAATCCCAATACCTGCGCGCCCTGACGGATTACCACCAGGCCGTGGCCGAGGTAGAGCGGCTCATTGGAGATCGGCTTGAGGCTGCCAAGAACATTGAGGGATGA